A window of the Nibribacter ruber genome harbors these coding sequences:
- a CDS encoding Imm50 family immunity protein has protein sequence MEFKEEQEIENAAAVVNHFGYWPSFHDSEVLSIKFERSLEMGMPTVEMKVYAFEMTDKVIDGYYEMVKFCIIDFLFIDLQTSDIQDFNHQNAVLGLDFVKEGEDLKCEIHAAYGVDGQLTSRKIRVVSVEHIEK, from the coding sequence TTGGAGTTTAAAGAAGAACAAGAAATTGAGAATGCTGCAGCAGTAGTCAATCACTTTGGTTATTGGCCTTCATTTCACGACTCCGAAGTCCTTTCGATTAAATTTGAAAGGAGCCTTGAAATGGGGATGCCTACCGTGGAAATGAAAGTCTATGCTTTTGAAATGACCGACAAAGTGATAGATGGTTATTATGAAATGGTCAAATTCTGCATCATCGACTTTTTGTTTATCGACTTACAGACAAGTGACATACAGGATTTCAATCATCAGAACGCAGTCCTTGGACTGGACTTTGTAAAGGAAGGCGAGGACTTAAAATGTGAAATTCATGCAGCGTATGGTGTTGATGGACAATTAACTTCCAGAAAAATCAGAGTAGTAAGTGTAGAGCATATAGAAAAATAA
- a CDS encoding VOC family protein gives MALINPHINFNGNAEEAFNFYKSVFGGEFARIVRFRDFTSAEYPMAESEAEKIMHIALPIGQNMLMANDVPASMGRVDENENRSKISVSTESREEAERIYNGLSEGGTVEMPMEDSPWGSYFGMFRDKYGIEWMIEFDPNSRTKV, from the coding sequence ATGGCACTTATCAACCCGCACATCAACTTCAATGGAAACGCCGAGGAGGCCTTCAATTTTTACAAATCAGTATTCGGGGGAGAGTTCGCCAGGATAGTGCGTTTCAGAGATTTCACCAGCGCTGAATACCCAATGGCAGAAAGCGAAGCAGAAAAGATCATGCACATAGCGCTGCCCATCGGGCAAAACATGCTCATGGCCAATGATGTGCCGGCGAGCATGGGGCGGGTGGATGAAAATGAGAACCGGTCCAAAATCTCCGTCAGCACCGAAAGCCGCGAAGAGGCGGAAAGAATTTACAACGGCCTTTCAGAAGGAGGAACCGTGGAGATGCCCATGGAGGACAGCCCCTGGGGCTCGTATTTTGGAATGTTCAGAGACAAATACGGCATTGAATGGATGATAGAATTTGACCCTAATAGCCGCACGAAAGTATAG
- a CDS encoding pseudouridylate synthase, translating to MAAVQLQIHLQEQRVWEHNFGLRNGQEGPVIGKMFGVLVVQAEQGELGFLAAFSGKLAGSNHHAYFVPPVFDSLTEGSFLNLGMAALTQLNNQIKALSTETPTVGNQVLQAELMAQRKLHSLALQEQLFEEYHFLNQGGEVKTLRQLFKKESGKNPPAGAGECAGPKLLQYAFQHKLQPLAMAEFWWGQSPKSVHWQHGHFYPACQEKCAPILAHMLQGLID from the coding sequence ATGGCAGCGGTGCAATTGCAAATTCATTTACAGGAACAACGGGTTTGGGAGCATAACTTCGGATTGAGGAATGGTCAAGAAGGACCCGTGATTGGGAAGATGTTTGGTGTGCTGGTTGTTCAGGCAGAGCAAGGTGAGTTAGGTTTTCTGGCGGCTTTTTCTGGGAAACTGGCAGGGAGCAACCACCATGCGTATTTCGTGCCGCCCGTGTTTGACAGCCTCACCGAAGGCAGTTTCCTGAACCTGGGCATGGCAGCCCTCACCCAGCTCAACAACCAGATTAAAGCGCTTTCAACAGAAACGCCAACGGTCGGCAACCAAGTCCTACAAGCGGAGCTTATGGCGCAAAGAAAATTGCATTCATTGGCATTGCAGGAGCAGCTTTTTGAGGAGTACCATTTCTTGAACCAAGGCGGTGAGGTGAAGACTTTGCGCCAGTTGTTCAAGAAAGAATCTGGCAAAAACCCGCCCGCCGGAGCTGGTGAATGCGCTGGCCCTAAACTTTTGCAGTACGCTTTTCAGCACAAACTACAACCTCTGGCCATGGCTGAATTCTGGTGGGGACAATCGCCTAAATCAGTACACTGGCAGCATGGCCATTTCTACCCCGCCTGCCAGGAAAAATGCGCTCCTATCTTGGCGCACATGCTGCAAGGATTGATTGATTGA
- a CDS encoding SDR family oxidoreductase — MKILLTGATGYIARRLLPVLLEAGHEVVCCVRDLNRFPEEALNTELLQVIEVDFLRQETLASLPAEVDVAFYLIHSMASTTGDFSSLEATAARNFVKAMEQTNVQQVVYLSGIINERHLSKHLQSRRQVEQILASGKTPLTTLRAGIIVGSGSASFEIIRDLVEKLPVMIAPRWLNTHCQPIAIRNVIEFLAGVMLRQETYHQSFDIGGPDILTYKEMLLRFARVRGLTRRIFIVPVMTPRLSSYWLYFVTATSYNLARNLVDSMKVEMVCTPNHLAQTLGIQLITYTQAIEQAFDRIEQNEVVSSWKDALSSNILSKGIAQHIETPVNGCYRDVRKVHVADPEVVLQRIWAIGGQNGWYYGNWLWGLRGLMDKLVGGVGLRRGRRSPTKIQAGDTLDFWRVLLASKKQQRLLLYAEMKLPGEAWLEFKITDHMLEQTATFRPLGLWGRLYWYAVLPFHGFIFKGMINQIAYGSNKEKPVAPVV; from the coding sequence ATGAAAATTCTTTTGACGGGGGCCACCGGATACATTGCCAGAAGATTGCTGCCCGTGCTCTTAGAAGCGGGCCATGAGGTGGTCTGTTGCGTGCGGGATCTGAACCGGTTTCCGGAGGAGGCCTTAAACACTGAGCTGCTCCAGGTAATAGAGGTTGATTTTCTACGGCAAGAGACGTTAGCCTCCCTTCCTGCGGAAGTGGACGTGGCCTTTTACCTCATTCATTCCATGGCTTCCACCACCGGTGATTTCTCCAGCCTGGAAGCAACGGCTGCGCGTAATTTTGTGAAGGCCATGGAGCAGACCAACGTACAGCAAGTGGTTTACCTGAGCGGTATCATCAATGAACGGCATCTATCCAAGCACCTGCAGTCCCGGCGGCAGGTGGAGCAAATACTGGCATCGGGGAAGACGCCTTTGACCACGCTGCGGGCAGGCATCATTGTGGGTTCGGGCAGCGCTTCTTTTGAGATCATCCGTGATTTGGTGGAGAAACTGCCCGTCATGATTGCCCCGCGCTGGCTCAACACCCACTGTCAGCCTATTGCCATTCGGAATGTGATTGAGTTTCTGGCGGGAGTGATGCTTCGGCAGGAAACCTACCACCAGAGTTTTGACATTGGCGGCCCTGACATCCTAACGTACAAAGAGATGCTTTTGCGTTTTGCCCGGGTGCGTGGCCTCACACGCCGCATCTTCATTGTACCGGTCATGACGCCCAGGCTATCTTCTTACTGGCTTTATTTTGTCACGGCCACGTCCTATAATCTGGCCAGAAACCTGGTGGACAGCATGAAGGTAGAGATGGTCTGCACGCCCAACCACCTGGCTCAAACCCTGGGCATTCAACTCATCACCTATACCCAGGCCATTGAACAGGCCTTTGACCGGATTGAGCAGAATGAAGTAGTATCTAGCTGGAAAGATGCCTTGAGCAGCAACATCCTCAGCAAAGGCATTGCCCAGCATATTGAGACGCCCGTAAACGGTTGTTACCGTGACGTCCGGAAAGTGCACGTGGCAGATCCAGAGGTGGTTTTGCAAAGGATTTGGGCCATTGGTGGACAGAACGGCTGGTATTATGGCAACTGGCTTTGGGGGCTCAGGGGACTGATGGACAAACTGGTAGGCGGCGTAGGTCTGAGGCGCGGCAGGCGGAGCCCCACCAAGATACAGGCCGGAGATACGCTGGATTTCTGGCGCGTGTTGCTGGCCAGCAAAAAGCAGCAGCGCCTGCTCCTGTACGCCGAGATGAAACTGCCCGGAGAGGCTTGGCTGGAATTCAAAATCACCGACCATATGCTGGAGCAGACCGCCACGTTCAGGCCTTTGGGTTTATGGGGAAGGTTGTATTGGTACGCCGTGCTGCCGTTTCATGGTTTCATCTTCAAAGGCATGATCAACCAAATTGCCTACGGGTCCAATAAAGAGAAACCAGTCGCACCCGTTGTTTAG
- a CDS encoding acyl-CoA synthetase family protein yields MAFIQDFKSKLSSLTPDAFEEAALELFRYQAKENQVYASFLQGLPHAIEKVEGLEQIPFLPIEFFKTHPVVSHSFEPKTIFLSSGTTLQQRSRHLVANPDFYCRHAQTLFEDTYGPLKGTVVLALLPSYLEQGDSSLVMMIDHFIKTTGQQQTGFYLHNHQDLRAAVAQAKAAGQKIYLFGVTYALLDLAEDLSPGEFSGLTVFETGGMKGRRREMVREELHHILTTAFGVEAIHSEYGMTELLSQAYSTGQGIFQPSRTLQVLVRDVNDPFAVTRGPASGGINVIDLANADSCAFIETKDLGKLYTDGTFEVLGRFDNSDIRGCNLLVG; encoded by the coding sequence ATGGCTTTTATCCAAGATTTCAAATCCAAACTTTCTTCGCTTACCCCAGATGCCTTTGAGGAGGCCGCCTTGGAGCTTTTCAGGTATCAGGCCAAGGAAAACCAGGTCTATGCTTCTTTTTTACAGGGCTTGCCGCACGCCATTGAAAAAGTAGAAGGTCTGGAGCAAATACCGTTTTTGCCCATTGAGTTCTTCAAGACGCACCCGGTAGTATCTCATTCCTTTGAACCGAAAACCATTTTCTTAAGCAGTGGCACCACCCTGCAACAGCGCAGCCGCCACCTGGTAGCCAACCCAGACTTCTATTGCCGCCACGCCCAGACCTTGTTTGAAGACACGTATGGCCCGCTCAAAGGAACTGTGGTTCTGGCCTTGCTGCCTTCTTACCTGGAGCAGGGAGATTCATCACTGGTGATGATGATTGATCATTTCATTAAAACCACCGGTCAGCAGCAGACAGGTTTTTACCTGCACAACCACCAAGACTTGAGAGCGGCCGTGGCCCAGGCCAAAGCCGCCGGCCAGAAGATTTATCTATTTGGCGTGACGTACGCGTTGCTGGACCTGGCGGAGGACCTAAGCCCGGGAGAATTTTCTGGCCTTACCGTATTTGAGACCGGCGGCATGAAAGGTCGCCGCCGCGAAATGGTGCGCGAAGAACTGCATCACATCTTAACCACTGCCTTTGGCGTGGAGGCCATTCACTCTGAATATGGCATGACCGAATTGCTGTCCCAGGCCTATTCTACAGGCCAGGGCATTTTCCAACCGTCCAGAACGCTGCAGGTGTTGGTGCGTGACGTGAACGACCCGTTTGCCGTTACCAGAGGTCCCGCATCTGGCGGCATCAACGTGATAGACCTGGCCAACGCTGATTCCTGCGCTTTCATAGAGACCAAAGATCTGGGCAAACTCTACACAGATGGCACCTTTGAAGTGCTAGGTAGATTTGACAACTCAGATATTAGAGGGTGTAACTTGTTGGTGGGCTAA